A section of the Verrucomicrobium sp. GAS474 genome encodes:
- a CDS encoding protein-glutamate O-methyltransferase CheR, producing the protein MKTASSSPEISLDPELPILRALVATIYEQSGYDFRDYAFSSLKRRAKRQAFMEGEITLAELRARVAADPAALGRLVVALTVHVTAMFRDPQFHLLFRQQVVPILKTYPFLRFWVAGCSTGEEVYSLAILLHEEGLYDRCRIYATDISDVVIERARSGIFPLSSMQEYTRNYQAAGGKEEFVDYYTADSEYAIFRPFLRDNVVFAAHNLASDASFNEFHVISCRNVMIYFNRTLQDRVHTLFTESLATLGYLGLGRSESLRFSSQEDCYEPVSTKERLYRKIA; encoded by the coding sequence ATGAAAACGGCCTCCTCCTCCCCGGAGATCAGCCTCGACCCCGAGCTCCCGATCCTGCGGGCCCTCGTGGCGACGATCTACGAGCAGTCGGGCTACGACTTCCGGGACTACGCCTTCTCCTCGCTGAAGCGGCGGGCGAAGCGGCAGGCCTTCATGGAGGGGGAGATCACGCTGGCCGAGCTGCGGGCCCGGGTCGCCGCCGATCCCGCCGCCCTGGGCCGCCTCGTGGTGGCGCTCACCGTCCACGTCACCGCCATGTTCCGGGACCCGCAGTTCCACCTCCTCTTCCGCCAGCAGGTCGTCCCGATCCTGAAGACCTATCCCTTTCTCCGCTTCTGGGTCGCCGGGTGCTCGACGGGGGAGGAGGTCTACTCCCTCGCCATCCTCCTCCACGAGGAGGGGCTCTACGACCGGTGCCGCATCTACGCCACCGACATCAGCGACGTCGTGATCGAGCGCGCCCGTTCGGGCATCTTCCCCCTCTCCTCGATGCAGGAATACACCCGCAACTACCAGGCCGCGGGCGGGAAGGAGGAGTTCGTCGACTACTACACGGCCGACAGCGAGTACGCGATCTTCCGCCCCTTCCTCCGGGACAACGTCGTCTTCGCCGCCCACAACCTCGCCTCCGACGCCTCGTTCAACGAGTTCCACGTCATCTCCTGCCGCAACGTGATGATCTATTTCAACCGCACCCTGCAGGACCGCGTCCACACGCTCTTCACCGAGAGCCTGGCGACCCTCGGCTACCTGGGGCTGGGGCGGAGCGAGAGCCTCCGCTTCTCCTCCCAGGAGGACTGCTACGAGCCTGTCTCCACGAAGGAACGGCTTTACCGGAAGATCGCATGA
- a CDS encoding response regulator codes for MMNLSIGQKIALGFSAAMSALILIGMTLYWNLRQVEEDAGWVTHTLQVEKELDGTMLDLMKAENRAQAYLNTPDPAFKESVEKARGDLHSRIRTLRTLTSDNPHQVARLDQFEPLTSARLDGLLQLTRLHDLKVAASDPRMDVVARESKTMSEQLDSLVAEMSQEEENLLAQRQARAAATETLTFNVITYGTLLAFVLVGIAGWLVSRSITNPLRLLGLGASKIGGGDYGHRVNVNTKDEVGDLAGLFNRMAIQVEERQRILGDKDWLKTGLTKFSQVFQGQRDVEAVCQKVLAELAALLDARHLVLYLAEAAPEGEGDGGLRFQAGYAHDNPAPRLRKGQGLAGQAAVDRRRVVLDPIPENYLKINSVLGEAKPRQIVVQPAVYEGRTKAVIELATLHPLTPVQLDFLDQFAESFGVVLNLIEAMTRTEALLKESQALSLDLKRNQEELSEKNMALEEQTERLQASEMQLQEQQEELKQTNEELEQTNEEMQQTNEEMEEKVNLLAEQKKQMEKINREIEQARESIEEKAQELAQTSKYKSDFLANMSHELRTPLNSLLILSKMLADNGGENLTEKQVQYAKTIHSSGNDLLQLINDILDLSKIESGMVELEIVDMPLADLQRFVEHTFRHVAESKGLAFRAEIAPGAPETIRTDVRRLEQIVKNLLSNAFKFTPHGSVDLVIGPVEGGWRVPNERLDRVGTVVGFTVKDTGIGVSEEKQQMIFEAFRQGEAGTNRKYGGTGLGLSISRELAWQLGGSLELKSAPEAGSAFTLYLPLAGPAELKVPLSPAPRERRAAASQASPSSAHSAQTGSQEAAGSAPNALSLPSDVEDDRGNLAPGDRILLIIEDDRNFASIMVDFAREKNFKAVVAPSVEQGIAMARQVVPTAITLDLHLPDSEGWIVLDQLKHDPKTRHIPIHIISVDEGRERSLRLGAVSYSQKPVTRELLQAAFSRTLDFVERPVKNLLIVEDNETQRQSMVELIGNGDVKTTAVGTAAEAFKALDAVHFDCMVIDLGLPDMAGIDFIRQVQEKYGAAAPPVIVYTGKELTRKEETDLRRVAESIVIKNVRSPERLLDETALFLHRVQTRLPEAARHMIEQVQKNDSVIAGRKVLVVDDDVRNIFALTSALEAAKMVVKYAESGQEGIDILAADPETEIVLMDVMMPGMDGFEAIRRIRKMERFRRIPIISVTAKAMPGDREKCLQAGASDYITKPVDIEKLKSLLRVWLYR; via the coding sequence ATGATGAACCTATCGATCGGCCAGAAAATCGCGCTCGGCTTCTCGGCCGCCATGAGCGCCCTCATCCTGATCGGGATGACCCTTTACTGGAACCTCCGCCAGGTGGAGGAAGACGCGGGGTGGGTCACCCACACCCTCCAGGTCGAGAAGGAGCTCGATGGGACGATGCTCGACCTGATGAAGGCCGAGAACCGGGCCCAGGCCTACCTGAACACGCCCGATCCCGCCTTCAAGGAGAGCGTCGAAAAGGCCCGGGGCGATCTCCACTCCCGCATCCGCACCCTGCGCACCCTGACGAGCGACAATCCCCACCAGGTTGCCCGCCTCGACCAATTCGAGCCGCTGACCTCCGCCCGTCTCGACGGCCTCCTCCAGTTGACCCGGCTCCACGACCTGAAGGTGGCCGCCTCCGATCCCCGGATGGACGTCGTGGCCAGGGAAAGCAAGACGATGTCGGAGCAGCTCGACAGCCTCGTCGCCGAGATGAGTCAGGAAGAGGAAAACCTCCTGGCCCAGCGGCAGGCCCGCGCCGCGGCGACCGAAACCCTGACCTTCAACGTCATCACCTACGGGACCCTGCTCGCCTTCGTCCTCGTCGGCATCGCCGGCTGGCTCGTCTCGCGGAGCATCACGAATCCCCTCCGCCTCCTCGGCCTCGGCGCGTCGAAGATCGGCGGCGGCGACTACGGCCACCGCGTCAACGTCAACACGAAGGACGAGGTCGGCGACCTCGCCGGATTGTTCAACCGGATGGCGATCCAGGTCGAGGAACGCCAGCGGATCCTCGGCGACAAGGATTGGCTCAAGACCGGGCTGACGAAGTTCTCCCAGGTCTTCCAGGGCCAGCGCGACGTCGAGGCCGTCTGCCAGAAAGTCCTCGCCGAACTGGCCGCGCTCCTCGATGCCCGCCACCTCGTCCTCTACCTCGCCGAGGCGGCTCCCGAGGGGGAGGGCGACGGCGGCCTCCGGTTCCAGGCCGGCTACGCCCACGACAACCCGGCCCCCCGCCTGCGGAAGGGGCAGGGCCTCGCCGGCCAGGCGGCGGTCGACCGGCGGCGCGTCGTCCTCGACCCGATCCCCGAAAACTACCTGAAGATCAACTCGGTCCTCGGCGAGGCAAAGCCCCGGCAGATCGTCGTCCAGCCCGCCGTCTACGAGGGGCGGACGAAGGCGGTGATCGAGTTGGCGACCCTCCATCCGCTGACCCCCGTCCAGCTCGATTTCCTCGACCAGTTCGCCGAGAGCTTCGGCGTCGTCCTCAACCTGATCGAGGCGATGACCCGGACCGAGGCGCTGCTGAAGGAATCGCAGGCCCTTTCCCTCGACCTGAAGCGGAACCAGGAGGAATTGAGCGAGAAGAACATGGCGCTGGAGGAGCAGACCGAGCGCCTCCAGGCCTCCGAGATGCAGCTCCAGGAACAGCAGGAAGAGCTCAAGCAGACGAACGAGGAGCTCGAGCAGACCAACGAGGAGATGCAGCAGACCAACGAGGAGATGGAGGAGAAGGTCAACCTCCTGGCCGAGCAGAAGAAGCAGATGGAGAAGATCAACCGCGAGATCGAGCAGGCCCGCGAGTCGATCGAGGAGAAGGCCCAGGAACTGGCCCAGACCTCGAAGTACAAGTCGGACTTCCTCGCGAACATGTCGCACGAGCTCCGCACGCCGCTCAACAGCCTCCTGATCCTCTCGAAGATGCTCGCCGACAACGGCGGCGAGAACCTGACCGAGAAGCAGGTCCAGTACGCGAAGACGATCCACTCCTCCGGCAACGACCTCCTCCAGCTGATCAACGACATCCTCGACCTCTCGAAGATCGAGTCGGGGATGGTCGAGCTCGAGATCGTCGACATGCCCCTCGCCGACCTCCAACGCTTCGTCGAGCACACCTTCCGGCACGTCGCCGAGTCGAAGGGCCTCGCCTTCCGCGCGGAGATCGCCCCCGGCGCGCCGGAGACGATCCGCACCGACGTCCGGCGGCTGGAGCAGATCGTCAAGAACCTCCTTTCCAACGCCTTCAAGTTCACCCCGCACGGCTCCGTCGACCTCGTCATCGGCCCGGTCGAGGGCGGCTGGCGCGTCCCGAACGAGCGGCTCGACCGGGTCGGCACGGTCGTCGGCTTCACGGTGAAGGACACCGGCATCGGCGTCTCCGAGGAGAAGCAGCAGATGATCTTCGAGGCGTTCCGCCAGGGCGAGGCGGGGACGAACCGGAAGTACGGCGGCACCGGCCTCGGCCTCTCCATCAGCCGGGAACTGGCGTGGCAGCTCGGCGGCTCGCTCGAGCTGAAGAGCGCCCCCGAAGCGGGCAGCGCCTTCACCCTCTACCTCCCGCTCGCCGGCCCGGCGGAGCTGAAGGTCCCCCTCTCCCCCGCGCCCCGCGAGCGGCGCGCCGCGGCGAGCCAGGCGTCTCCGTCGTCGGCCCATTCCGCCCAGACCGGGTCGCAGGAGGCGGCCGGAAGCGCCCCGAACGCGCTGAGCCTCCCCTCCGACGTCGAGGATGATCGCGGCAACCTCGCGCCCGGCGACCGCATCCTCCTCATCATCGAGGACGACCGCAACTTCGCCTCGATCATGGTCGACTTCGCGCGGGAGAAGAACTTCAAGGCCGTCGTCGCCCCCTCGGTCGAGCAGGGCATCGCGATGGCCCGGCAGGTCGTCCCGACGGCGATCACCCTCGACCTCCACCTCCCCGACAGCGAGGGCTGGATCGTCCTCGACCAGCTCAAGCACGACCCGAAGACCCGCCACATCCCGATCCACATCATCTCCGTCGACGAGGGCCGGGAGCGGAGCCTCCGCCTCGGCGCGGTCTCCTATTCCCAGAAGCCCGTCACGCGGGAGCTCCTCCAGGCGGCCTTCAGCCGGACCCTCGACTTCGTCGAGCGGCCCGTGAAGAACCTCCTCATCGTCGAGGACAACGAGACGCAGCGGCAGAGCATGGTCGAGCTGATCGGCAACGGCGACGTGAAGACCACGGCGGTCGGCACCGCCGCCGAGGCCTTCAAGGCGCTCGACGCGGTCCACTTCGACTGCATGGTGATCGACCTCGGCCTCCCCGACATGGCGGGGATCGACTTCATCCGCCAGGTGCAGGAGAAGTACGGCGCCGCCGCCCCGCCCGTCATCGTCTACACCGGGAAGGAGCTGACGCGGAAGGAGGAGACCGACCTGCGCCGCGTCGCCGAGTCGATCGTCATCAAGAACGTCCGCTCGCCCGAGCGGCTCCTCGACGAAACCGCCCTCTTCCTCCACCGCGTCCAGACCCGCCTCCCCGAGGCCGCCCGCCACATGATCGAGCAGGTGCAGAAGAACGACTCCGTCATCGCGGGCCGCAAGGTTCTCGTCGTCGACGACGACGTGCGGAACATCTTCGCCCTCACCTCGGCGCTCGAGGCGGCGAAGATGGTGGTGAAGTACGCCGAGAGCGGCCAGGAGGGCATCGACATCCTTGCGGCCGATCCCGAGACCGAGATCGTCCTCATGGACGTGATGATGCCGGGGATGGACGGCTTCGAGGCGATCCGCCGGATCCGCAAGATGGAGCGGTTCCGCCGCATCCCGATCATCTCGGTCACCGCCAAGGCGATGCCCGGGGACCGCGAGAAGTGCCTCCAGGCGGGAGCCTCCGACTACATCACCAAGCCGGTCGACATCGAGAAACTCAAGTCGCTCCTGCGGGTCTGGCTCTATCGGTAG
- a CDS encoding histidine phosphatase family protein gives MSSEFTRIYLIRHGATRLAAEDRFAGSINVPLSDEGRGQVARLARRLSGEKITRVYASPLDRTMETARILAAPHALPVEPRDGLREISHGRWEELTRKEVDERFPEEAAEWEKDPFTFAPEGGESGLQVTARALPALIEIVRSNPGGRVIVASHKATIRLLLSTLLGFDPRRYRDNLDQSPAALNVVDFKDATRARLTLFNDTSHYTETGLAIPAVPANRLSAWWGETGGA, from the coding sequence ATGTCTTCCGAATTCACCCGTATCTATCTCATTCGCCACGGAGCTACTCGTCTTGCTGCCGAGGATCGTTTTGCCGGATCGATCAATGTTCCGCTCTCCGATGAGGGGCGGGGGCAGGTGGCCCGGTTGGCGCGGCGGCTTTCGGGGGAGAAGATCACCCGCGTCTACGCCTCGCCCCTCGACCGGACGATGGAGACGGCCCGCATCCTCGCCGCTCCCCACGCCCTCCCCGTCGAGCCGCGCGACGGCCTGCGCGAGATCTCCCACGGCCGCTGGGAGGAGCTGACGCGGAAGGAGGTCGACGAACGCTTCCCGGAAGAGGCCGCCGAGTGGGAGAAGGACCCCTTCACCTTCGCTCCCGAAGGGGGCGAGAGCGGGCTCCAGGTGACGGCCCGCGCCCTTCCGGCCCTCATCGAGATCGTCCGCTCGAATCCCGGCGGGCGGGTCATCGTCGCCTCCCACAAGGCGACGATCCGCCTCCTCCTGAGCACCCTCCTCGGCTTCGATCCGCGACGCTACCGGGACAACCTCGACCAAAGCCCCGCCGCCCTGAACGTCGTCGACTTCAAGGACGCCACGCGCGCCCGCCTCACCCTCTTCAACGACACCTCCCACTACACCGAGACGGGGCTGGCGATCCCCGCTGTCCCGGCGAACCGCCTCTCCGCCTGGTGGGGCGAGACCGGCGGAGCGTAA
- a CDS encoding cupin domain-containing protein, which produces MDIHPPGSRPSTPGPADYFTGTVRIDPLFQAPAPARVIGASVTFEPGARTAWHTHPLGQTLIVTAGCGQAQRWGGPVETLRPGDVVWFPPGEKHWHGATATTALTHIAIQEHLDGKPVDWLEKVSDAQYGG; this is translated from the coding sequence ATGGACATCCACCCTCCCGGCTCCCGCCCCTCCACCCCAGGCCCCGCCGATTACTTCACCGGCACCGTCCGGATCGATCCCCTCTTCCAGGCCCCGGCCCCGGCGCGGGTGATCGGCGCCAGCGTCACCTTCGAGCCCGGCGCCCGGACGGCCTGGCACACCCATCCCCTCGGCCAAACCCTGATCGTGACCGCGGGCTGCGGCCAGGCGCAGCGGTGGGGCGGCCCCGTCGAGACCCTCCGCCCCGGCGACGTCGTCTGGTTCCCGCCGGGCGAGAAGCATTGGCACGGCGCGACGGCGACGACCGCCCTCACCCATATCGCGATCCAGGAACATCTCGACGGCAAGCCGGTCGACTGGCTCGAAAAAGTCAGCGACGCGCAATACGGCGGCTGA
- a CDS encoding LysR family transcriptional regulator, translating to MNLHHLELFYYVAKAGGISRACAVIPYGVQQPAVSAQILTLEKELGLVLFQRKPFHLTPAGGRLFAEIAPFFERVADLGPVLRGEFSHQLRLVALGEVLKDHMPELLQALMRRFPGLKARLYERNQAEAIALLDEGEADLAVTVRETSLPERFASRDLIRLPMVLLVPPSFARVKRAEAFWTGEARAPLVALPGNEILTRHFAAELLRRGASWPTAIEANGVELVANYVSHGMGVGLSVRVPQAKLPPGVRVLPLKDFPDIVVAAFWRGTLREPSVTFLDLLTKRAEVFSRRIARR from the coding sequence ATGAACCTTCACCACCTCGAACTCTTCTACTACGTCGCGAAGGCGGGAGGGATCTCCCGCGCCTGCGCCGTCATCCCCTACGGGGTCCAGCAGCCGGCGGTCAGCGCCCAGATCCTCACGCTGGAGAAGGAACTCGGCCTCGTCCTGTTCCAGCGGAAGCCGTTCCACCTCACCCCGGCGGGCGGGCGGCTCTTCGCCGAGATCGCGCCGTTCTTCGAGCGGGTCGCCGACCTCGGCCCCGTCCTGCGCGGGGAGTTCTCCCACCAGCTCCGCCTCGTCGCCCTCGGGGAGGTGCTGAAGGACCACATGCCCGAGCTGCTGCAGGCCCTCATGCGCCGTTTCCCCGGCCTCAAGGCCCGGCTCTACGAGCGGAACCAGGCGGAGGCGATCGCCCTCCTCGACGAGGGCGAGGCCGACCTCGCCGTGACAGTCCGCGAGACCTCGCTCCCCGAGCGCTTCGCCTCCCGCGACCTCATCCGCCTGCCGATGGTCCTCCTCGTCCCGCCCTCATTCGCGCGGGTGAAGCGGGCCGAGGCGTTCTGGACGGGCGAGGCGCGGGCCCCCCTCGTGGCCCTCCCCGGCAACGAGATCCTGACGCGGCACTTCGCCGCCGAGCTCCTCCGCCGGGGGGCCTCCTGGCCGACGGCGATCGAGGCGAACGGCGTCGAGCTGGTCGCCAATTACGTGTCGCACGGCATGGGGGTCGGCCTCTCCGTCCGGGTGCCGCAGGCGAAGCTGCCGCCGGGAGTCCGCGTCCTTCCGCTGAAGGATTTCCCCGACATCGTCGTCGCCGCGTTCTGGCGCGGGACGCTGCGGGAGCCGTCCGTCACTTTCCTCGACCTCCTCACGAAGCGGGCGGAAGTCTTCAGCCGCCGTATTGCGCGTCGCTGA
- a CDS encoding DUF2339 domain-containing protein, translated as MNDPRIDALRDEQHRLRLQVDTLGMRIESLARERAEEGEPIAASYEAVPVLPPAPAFTDAPTPTPQPAPKESDPFELHLGRVWLVRIGIGMLLTGLVFLASFTYQHLVAYVTPLGRAAALFAASLALGGLGLWLEKSRETLRYYGRVLAAGGLAGGYYALYASHYVTELRWIEGGLASNLVLLAWAAVIIGVACWRRAETLGVAAVALAYYTSFLGPDPAYTHVSNLILSGAAIFLTLRYGWKSASYAALAGTYSLHAIALASAGSGHATGDLLFLSGDWLVFTLGLLSPWPRMAAWGAAERLTFLTLNNALFLLLGALTLPGSGSASFDAAFPPFAIGFGLLLAATAFLSRALRPGEAAQETAFFIQGLLVATLGWISRWHGTDGALLLGIEGALLLSGSVWRYHAPLRALSHLAALAAFFWAAIGWALDLAPSDTTPLLLMALFAGEAGCLARLRKEAEEDDWGAAHFAVLAAFLYLFWIWKRVPVDHQFWVLAASGAAVYAFQFGRPARFVNWVAMVFWGLAAALFVFVYGEAERTFWANGLALAALFALEQAAIRRVPSAFLSREGQGLWLSLALAGGALFLGDVADLRQPEWSMTLVWAGIAGTYFALGLLCRERLARWAGLVLLALALGRVLCVDVWELGTLSRILTFLGLGGLLLALGFVYNRYQETFRKWL; from the coding sequence ATGAATGATCCCCGCATTGATGCACTCCGCGACGAACAGCACCGGCTCCGCCTCCAGGTCGACACCCTCGGGATGCGGATCGAGTCCCTGGCCCGGGAACGCGCGGAGGAAGGGGAGCCGATCGCCGCCTCCTATGAGGCTGTTCCGGTTCTTCCCCCGGCTCCTGCCTTTACCGACGCGCCCACGCCGACACCCCAGCCTGCACCGAAAGAAAGCGATCCGTTCGAGCTCCACCTCGGCCGGGTCTGGCTCGTCCGGATCGGGATCGGGATGTTGCTGACCGGCCTCGTCTTCCTGGCGAGCTTCACCTACCAGCATCTCGTCGCCTACGTCACCCCGCTGGGCCGGGCGGCGGCGCTCTTCGCGGCGAGCCTCGCGCTCGGCGGCCTCGGGCTCTGGCTCGAGAAGAGCCGGGAGACCCTCCGCTATTACGGGCGGGTCTTGGCGGCGGGGGGCCTCGCGGGCGGCTACTACGCGCTCTACGCCTCCCATTACGTGACCGAACTCCGCTGGATCGAGGGCGGCCTCGCCTCGAACCTCGTGCTCCTCGCCTGGGCCGCCGTCATCATCGGCGTCGCCTGCTGGCGGCGGGCGGAGACGCTCGGCGTCGCGGCGGTCGCCCTCGCCTACTACACCTCGTTCCTCGGGCCCGACCCCGCCTACACCCACGTCTCCAACCTCATCCTGAGCGGCGCGGCGATCTTCCTCACCCTCCGCTACGGCTGGAAGTCGGCCTCCTACGCCGCCCTCGCGGGGACGTACAGCCTCCATGCGATTGCCCTGGCCTCGGCGGGATCGGGCCACGCGACGGGCGATCTCCTCTTTCTCTCCGGCGACTGGCTCGTCTTCACCCTCGGCCTCCTCTCCCCGTGGCCCCGGATGGCGGCCTGGGGAGCGGCGGAGCGCCTCACGTTCCTGACGTTGAACAACGCCCTCTTCCTCCTCCTCGGCGCCCTGACGCTGCCGGGGAGCGGAAGCGCCTCGTTCGACGCCGCCTTTCCGCCCTTCGCCATCGGCTTCGGCCTCCTCCTTGCCGCCACCGCCTTCCTCTCCCGCGCCCTCCGCCCCGGCGAGGCGGCGCAGGAAACGGCCTTCTTCATCCAGGGCCTCCTCGTCGCCACCCTCGGCTGGATCAGCCGCTGGCACGGGACCGACGGCGCGCTGCTCCTCGGCATCGAGGGGGCGCTCCTCCTCTCCGGTTCCGTCTGGCGCTATCACGCCCCGCTCCGCGCCCTCTCCCACCTCGCGGCCCTCGCCGCTTTCTTCTGGGCCGCGATCGGATGGGCGCTCGATCTCGCGCCCTCGGACACCACGCCGCTCCTCCTCATGGCCCTCTTCGCCGGGGAGGCCGGGTGCCTCGCCCGGCTCCGCAAGGAGGCGGAGGAAGACGACTGGGGCGCGGCCCACTTCGCCGTCCTCGCCGCGTTCCTCTACCTGTTCTGGATCTGGAAGCGGGTTCCCGTCGACCACCAGTTCTGGGTCCTCGCCGCCAGCGGCGCGGCGGTCTACGCCTTCCAGTTCGGACGGCCCGCCCGCTTCGTGAACTGGGTGGCGATGGTCTTCTGGGGCCTCGCCGCCGCCCTCTTCGTCTTCGTCTACGGCGAAGCGGAGCGGACCTTCTGGGCGAACGGCCTCGCGCTGGCCGCCCTCTTCGCCCTGGAGCAGGCGGCGATCCGCCGCGTGCCTTCCGCCTTCCTTTCCCGCGAGGGGCAGGGCCTCTGGCTCTCCCTCGCGTTGGCGGGCGGCGCGCTCTTCCTCGGCGACGTGGCCGACCTGCGCCAGCCCGAGTGGTCGATGACCCTCGTCTGGGCCGGGATCGCCGGGACCTACTTCGCCCTCGGCCTCCTCTGCCGGGAGCGCCTCGCCCGCTGGGCGGGCCTCGTCCTCCTCGCCCTCGCCCTGGGCCGGGTCCTCTGCGTCGATGTCTGGGAACTCGGCACCCTCAGCCGCATCCTCACCTTCCTCGGCCTCGGCGGACTCCTCCTCGCCCTCGGCTTCGTCTACAACCGCTATCAGGAGACGTTCCGGAAATGGCTCTAA
- a CDS encoding HDOD domain-containing protein: MRPTPNSANPTNPKNLEKTAEIRRRLYPQGQGAVETDLEARLLRFIEREGDVLPAAESALGQLGRQLYRDEVALDRCIDIIATDASLTHLVLRAANIAALGSRKFTIPYAVMFLGLARLRVLFGVEVLRRMNGDRLSADWVPFWERSLFSARLLERLASYYHPIDGTEYLAGLLHDASWPTVVTFFRKEYSIFFDRADALFPLEKTLFGTSHAAISAAMCVRSGLPVHVVEAIARHHDAALPERATITNLRYNGPFLGVLLQLTDDIADACGFPSDRPAGSDDGKTMDDVLASPRVAWINAFGWHPDLNTMAQDELLQVRKVGLLLQAS, translated from the coding sequence ATGCGCCCCACCCCGAATTCAGCGAATCCGACGAACCCGAAAAACCTGGAAAAGACGGCCGAGATCCGTCGGCGGCTCTACCCGCAAGGACAGGGCGCGGTCGAGACCGACCTCGAGGCGCGCCTCCTCCGCTTCATCGAGAGGGAGGGCGATGTCCTCCCCGCCGCCGAGTCGGCCCTCGGCCAGCTCGGCCGCCAGCTTTACCGGGACGAGGTCGCCCTCGACCGCTGCATCGACATCATCGCGACCGACGCCTCCCTCACCCACCTCGTCCTCCGCGCGGCGAACATCGCCGCCCTCGGCAGCCGCAAGTTCACGATCCCCTACGCCGTGATGTTCCTCGGCCTCGCCCGCCTCCGCGTCCTCTTCGGCGTCGAGGTCCTCCGCCGGATGAACGGGGACCGCCTCTCCGCCGATTGGGTCCCGTTCTGGGAACGGAGCCTCTTCTCGGCCCGCCTCCTCGAGCGGCTCGCCTCCTACTACCATCCGATCGACGGGACCGAGTATCTGGCCGGCCTCCTCCACGACGCCTCGTGGCCGACGGTCGTCACCTTCTTCCGCAAGGAATACTCGATCTTCTTCGACCGCGCCGACGCCCTCTTCCCGCTGGAGAAGACCCTCTTCGGCACCTCCCACGCGGCGATCTCCGCCGCGATGTGCGTCCGCTCCGGCCTCCCCGTCCACGTCGTCGAGGCCATCGCCCGGCATCACGACGCGGCCCTGCCCGAGAGGGCGACGATCACGAACCTCCGCTACAACGGCCCCTTCCTCGGCGTCCTCCTCCAGCTCACCGACGACATCGCCGACGCCTGCGGCTTCCCCTCCGACCGCCCCGCCGGGAGCGACGACGGGAAGACGATGGACGACGTCCTCGCCTCCCCCCGGGTCGCCTGGATCAACGCCTTCGGCTGGCATCCCGACCTGAACACGATGGCCCAGGACGAGCTCCTCCAGGTCCGCAAGGTCGGCCTCCTCCTCCAGGCGTCCTAG